In Populus nigra chromosome 10, ddPopNigr1.1, whole genome shotgun sequence, the following proteins share a genomic window:
- the LOC133705632 gene encoding uncharacterized protein LOC133705632 isoform X1, which produces MEEQEELLGGNGVGIRVSTFDYSVENHFKEMDMISKLCGEAQTDSVDEIEIQCYKSSITFLSEWKLYKYDPRIIRFASETDNSLEKCVLSGINLPLFSSATVPKERPDVGATSPESSKDFVMYVGGSVLALDWCPRVHERPDNHIKREFVAISAHPPESYYHKIGVPLTGRGMVQIWCVLNVGGDEEALPMKKSKLGARYNVSKMDKSVELNRPKGRPRKKPIEESSRNEATKALAKMPKGRPRKRPIEESPCNEATELISAKRPKGRPRKKPIEESPSNEAIEEILAPVNEATKENLAQVKRGGRPRKNPTNESLDSLDSSNQYVQALSVEYPQDSPGLLSIEGISQNSQDEAKQKHKVKEQKKFTKQLFDCNANLKTTAQSRRLNSNARKGSDSGDVACPLLLIHNEDDNVSLDINSTSSTVNYQTHENSGLNTAMPAYGSDNVSLDINPTSSIPNDADLPRVVLCLAHNGKVAWDVKWQPCNAPPSKFQHRMGYLAVLLGNGSLEVWDVPLPHAMKSVYSSSNLEGTDPRFVKIKPVFRCSTLKCGGIQSIPLAVEWSTSYPHDYLLAGCHDGTVALWKFSASGASGDTRPLLCFSADTVPIRAIAWVPSESDQESPNLILTAGHMGLKFWDIRDPFRPLWDLHPAPKLIYSLDWLPDPRCIILSFDDGTMRLLSLARAAYDAAVNGKPSVGPKQLGMHVVNCSSFAIWSVQVSRLTGMVAYCSADGTVCRFQLTTKAVEKDPSRHRAPHFGCGSLSEDESAIIVGTPLPDTPLPLKKPVNDVGNNPKSKQRLSVSNKATKISTSDDPPLALCYGDDPGMDHGSDETLTATKSKRKPKSKSGSKQMEGEDQALVCIDDEQDVKQKGGGKEGAGNVVESIPPKMVAMHRVRWNMNKGSERWLCSGGAAGIVRCQEIKMFDADICLARKR; this is translated from the exons atggaagaacaagaagaattaTTAGGAGGCAATGGTGTTGGCATTAGAGTTTCAACATTCGATTATTCAGTTGAGAATCACTTTAAAGAAATGGACATGATTTCTAAACTTTGTGGAGAAGCACAAACTGATTCcgtggatgaaattgaaattcagTGCTATAAGTCCTCTATCACTTTTTTGAG TGAGTGGAAGCTTTATAAGTACGACCCGAGAATAATTAGGTTTGCTAGTGAAACGGATAATTCTCTGGAGAAGTGTGTTCTCAGTGGAATAAATCTACCGCTGTTCTCATCTGCAACTGTTCCTAAG GAGAGACCAGATGTTGGTGCCACTTCTCCAGAATCCAG TAAAGATTTTGTGATGTATGTTGGAGGGTCTGTTTTGGCATTGGATTGGTGTCCTAGGGTTCATGAAAGGCCTGACAATCATATCAAACGCGAG TTTGTTGCTATTTCTGCCCATCCTCCTGAATCTTACTATCACAAAATAGGTGTACCACTTACTGGCAGAGGCATGGTCCAGATATGGTGTGTTTTAAATGTCGGTGGGGATGAGGAAGCACTTCCAATGAAGAAATCAAAACTGGGAGCTCGATACAATGTATCCAAGATGGACAAATCAGTTGAATTAAACAGGCCAAAAGGAAGACCTAGAAAAAAGCCAATAGAAGAATCATCCAGAAATGAAGCCACAAAGGCTTTAGCTAAGATGCCAAAAGGAAGACCTAGAAAAAGACCAATAGAAGAATCACCCTGTAACGAAGCCACGGAGTTGATTTCAGCTAAAAGGCCTAAAGGAAGACCTAGAAAAAAGCCAATAGAAGAATCACCCAGTAATGAAGCCATAGAGGAGATTTTAGCTCCAGTTAATGAAGCGACAAAGGAGAATTTAGCTCAAGTTAAGAGGGGAGGACGGCCTAGGAAGAACCCAACAAATGAATCTCTTGATAGTTTGGATAGCAGCAACCAGTATGTCCAAGCTCTCTCTGTTGAATACCCACAAGATTCACCTGGACTGCTTTCTATAGAAGGGATTTCTCAAAACAGCCAAGATGAGGCCAAACAAAAACACAaggtgaaagaacaaaaaaaattcaccaaaCAGCTATTTGATTGTAATGCAAATCTTAAAACTACTGCACAAAGTAGAAGATTGAATAGTAATGCAAGGAAGGGAAGTGATTCTGGTGATGTTGCGTGTCCACTGTTATTGATTCATAATGAAGATGATAATGTTTCTTTGGATATCAACTCTACATCTTCAACTGTAAACTACCAAACACATGAGAATTCTGGACTCAACACTGCAATGCCAGCTTATGGTTCTGATAATGTTTCTTTGGATATCAATCCTACTTCTTCCATTCCAAATGATGCTGATTTGCCAAGAGTTGTATTATGCCTAGCTCACAATGGAAAAGTCGCATGGGATGTCAAATGGCAGCCTTGTAATGCACCCCCTTCCAAATTCCAGCATCGCATGGGTTATCTTGCTGTCTTGTTGGGAAATGGATCTTTGGAAGT ATGGGATGTTCCTCTCCCCCATGCTATGAAATCAGtttattcttcttctaatttAGAAGGCACAGATCCTCGCTTTGTAAAGATAAAGCCAGTATTCAGATGTTCCACTCTGAAGTGTGGAGGTATACAGAG CATCCCTTTGGCAGTAGAGTGGTCAACTTCATACCCTCATGATTACCTACTTGCTGGATGCCATGATGGAACA GTTGCTTTGTGGAAATTCTCTGCAAGTGGCGCATCTGGTG ATACAAGGCCTTTGCTTTGTTTCAGCGCAGATACAGTTCCTATTAGAGCAATTGCATGGGTCCCATCTGAAAG TGACCAAGAGAGTCCAAATCTTATCCTCACTGCTGGACATATGGGCCTGAAGTTTTGGGACATACG TGATCCATTCCGACCTTTGTGGGACCTCCATCCAGCACCAAAACTCATATATAGCCTGGATTGGCTGCCGGATCCAAG atgtataattttatcctttgatgATGGAACAATGAGACTCCTCAGCCTGGCAAGGGCTGCATATGATGCTGCCGTCAATGGAAAACCTTCTGTTGGACCAAAACAACTAGGGATGCACGTTGTTAATTGTTCTTCCTTCGCTATCTGGAGCGTTCAAGTGTCAAGGCTTACGG gCATGGTTGCATATTGCAGTGCAGATGGTACTGTTTGCCGCTTCCAG CTCACAACAAAAGCAGTGGAGAAAGATCCATCGAGACATAGGGCCCCACATTTTGGTTGTGGGTCCTTGAGTGAGGATGAATCAGCTATTATAGTGGGCACTCCATTACCAGATACTCCTTTACCTTTGAAGAAGCCAGTTAACGATGTTGGGAACAATCCAAAATCCAAGCAGCGTTTGTCTGTGTCAAATAAGGCCACAAAAATTTCTACTTCAGATGATCCACCATTAG CTCTTTGCTATGGTGATGATCCTGGTATGGATCATGGATCAGATGAAACATTGACAGCTACAAAAAGCAAGaggaaaccaaaatcaaaaagTGGGAGTAAGCAAATGGAAGGAGAGGATCAAGCATTGGTATGCATTGATGACGAGCAAGATGTCAAACAGAAAGGTGGCGGAAAGGAGGGAGCTGGGAATGTAGTTGAAAGCATCCCACCTAAAATGGTTGCAATGCATAGAGTTAGATGGAATATGAACAAAGGTAGTGAGAGATGGCTCTGCTCTGGTGGAGCAGCCGGAATCGTACGGTGTCAAGAAATCAAAATGTTTGATGCTGATATATGCTTGGCAAGGAAGAGATAG
- the LOC133705632 gene encoding uncharacterized protein LOC133705632 isoform X2, whose translation MLVPLLQNPDFVMYVGGSVLALDWCPRVHERPDNHIKREFVAISAHPPESYYHKIGVPLTGRGMVQIWCVLNVGGDEEALPMKKSKLGARYNVSKMDKSVELNRPKGRPRKKPIEESSRNEATKALAKMPKGRPRKRPIEESPCNEATELISAKRPKGRPRKKPIEESPSNEAIEEILAPVNEATKENLAQVKRGGRPRKNPTNESLDSLDSSNQYVQALSVEYPQDSPGLLSIEGISQNSQDEAKQKHKVKEQKKFTKQLFDCNANLKTTAQSRRLNSNARKGSDSGDVACPLLLIHNEDDNVSLDINSTSSTVNYQTHENSGLNTAMPAYGSDNVSLDINPTSSIPNDADLPRVVLCLAHNGKVAWDVKWQPCNAPPSKFQHRMGYLAVLLGNGSLEVWDVPLPHAMKSVYSSSNLEGTDPRFVKIKPVFRCSTLKCGGIQSIPLAVEWSTSYPHDYLLAGCHDGTVALWKFSASGASGDTRPLLCFSADTVPIRAIAWVPSESDQESPNLILTAGHMGLKFWDIRDPFRPLWDLHPAPKLIYSLDWLPDPRCIILSFDDGTMRLLSLARAAYDAAVNGKPSVGPKQLGMHVVNCSSFAIWSVQVSRLTGMVAYCSADGTVCRFQLTTKAVEKDPSRHRAPHFGCGSLSEDESAIIVGTPLPDTPLPLKKPVNDVGNNPKSKQRLSVSNKATKISTSDDPPLALCYGDDPGMDHGSDETLTATKSKRKPKSKSGSKQMEGEDQALVCIDDEQDVKQKGGGKEGAGNVVESIPPKMVAMHRVRWNMNKGSERWLCSGGAAGIVRCQEIKMFDADICLARKR comes from the exons ATGTTGGTGCCACTTCTCCAGAATCCAG ATTTTGTGATGTATGTTGGAGGGTCTGTTTTGGCATTGGATTGGTGTCCTAGGGTTCATGAAAGGCCTGACAATCATATCAAACGCGAG TTTGTTGCTATTTCTGCCCATCCTCCTGAATCTTACTATCACAAAATAGGTGTACCACTTACTGGCAGAGGCATGGTCCAGATATGGTGTGTTTTAAATGTCGGTGGGGATGAGGAAGCACTTCCAATGAAGAAATCAAAACTGGGAGCTCGATACAATGTATCCAAGATGGACAAATCAGTTGAATTAAACAGGCCAAAAGGAAGACCTAGAAAAAAGCCAATAGAAGAATCATCCAGAAATGAAGCCACAAAGGCTTTAGCTAAGATGCCAAAAGGAAGACCTAGAAAAAGACCAATAGAAGAATCACCCTGTAACGAAGCCACGGAGTTGATTTCAGCTAAAAGGCCTAAAGGAAGACCTAGAAAAAAGCCAATAGAAGAATCACCCAGTAATGAAGCCATAGAGGAGATTTTAGCTCCAGTTAATGAAGCGACAAAGGAGAATTTAGCTCAAGTTAAGAGGGGAGGACGGCCTAGGAAGAACCCAACAAATGAATCTCTTGATAGTTTGGATAGCAGCAACCAGTATGTCCAAGCTCTCTCTGTTGAATACCCACAAGATTCACCTGGACTGCTTTCTATAGAAGGGATTTCTCAAAACAGCCAAGATGAGGCCAAACAAAAACACAaggtgaaagaacaaaaaaaattcaccaaaCAGCTATTTGATTGTAATGCAAATCTTAAAACTACTGCACAAAGTAGAAGATTGAATAGTAATGCAAGGAAGGGAAGTGATTCTGGTGATGTTGCGTGTCCACTGTTATTGATTCATAATGAAGATGATAATGTTTCTTTGGATATCAACTCTACATCTTCAACTGTAAACTACCAAACACATGAGAATTCTGGACTCAACACTGCAATGCCAGCTTATGGTTCTGATAATGTTTCTTTGGATATCAATCCTACTTCTTCCATTCCAAATGATGCTGATTTGCCAAGAGTTGTATTATGCCTAGCTCACAATGGAAAAGTCGCATGGGATGTCAAATGGCAGCCTTGTAATGCACCCCCTTCCAAATTCCAGCATCGCATGGGTTATCTTGCTGTCTTGTTGGGAAATGGATCTTTGGAAGT ATGGGATGTTCCTCTCCCCCATGCTATGAAATCAGtttattcttcttctaatttAGAAGGCACAGATCCTCGCTTTGTAAAGATAAAGCCAGTATTCAGATGTTCCACTCTGAAGTGTGGAGGTATACAGAG CATCCCTTTGGCAGTAGAGTGGTCAACTTCATACCCTCATGATTACCTACTTGCTGGATGCCATGATGGAACA GTTGCTTTGTGGAAATTCTCTGCAAGTGGCGCATCTGGTG ATACAAGGCCTTTGCTTTGTTTCAGCGCAGATACAGTTCCTATTAGAGCAATTGCATGGGTCCCATCTGAAAG TGACCAAGAGAGTCCAAATCTTATCCTCACTGCTGGACATATGGGCCTGAAGTTTTGGGACATACG TGATCCATTCCGACCTTTGTGGGACCTCCATCCAGCACCAAAACTCATATATAGCCTGGATTGGCTGCCGGATCCAAG atgtataattttatcctttgatgATGGAACAATGAGACTCCTCAGCCTGGCAAGGGCTGCATATGATGCTGCCGTCAATGGAAAACCTTCTGTTGGACCAAAACAACTAGGGATGCACGTTGTTAATTGTTCTTCCTTCGCTATCTGGAGCGTTCAAGTGTCAAGGCTTACGG gCATGGTTGCATATTGCAGTGCAGATGGTACTGTTTGCCGCTTCCAG CTCACAACAAAAGCAGTGGAGAAAGATCCATCGAGACATAGGGCCCCACATTTTGGTTGTGGGTCCTTGAGTGAGGATGAATCAGCTATTATAGTGGGCACTCCATTACCAGATACTCCTTTACCTTTGAAGAAGCCAGTTAACGATGTTGGGAACAATCCAAAATCCAAGCAGCGTTTGTCTGTGTCAAATAAGGCCACAAAAATTTCTACTTCAGATGATCCACCATTAG CTCTTTGCTATGGTGATGATCCTGGTATGGATCATGGATCAGATGAAACATTGACAGCTACAAAAAGCAAGaggaaaccaaaatcaaaaagTGGGAGTAAGCAAATGGAAGGAGAGGATCAAGCATTGGTATGCATTGATGACGAGCAAGATGTCAAACAGAAAGGTGGCGGAAAGGAGGGAGCTGGGAATGTAGTTGAAAGCATCCCACCTAAAATGGTTGCAATGCATAGAGTTAGATGGAATATGAACAAAGGTAGTGAGAGATGGCTCTGCTCTGGTGGAGCAGCCGGAATCGTACGGTGTCAAGAAATCAAAATGTTTGATGCTGATATATGCTTGGCAAGGAAGAGATAG
- the LOC133705632 gene encoding uncharacterized protein LOC133705632 isoform X4: MVQIWCVLNVGGDEEALPMKKSKLGARYNVSKMDKSVELNRPKGRPRKKPIEESSRNEATKALAKMPKGRPRKRPIEESPCNEATELISAKRPKGRPRKKPIEESPSNEAIEEILAPVNEATKENLAQVKRGGRPRKNPTNESLDSLDSSNQYVQALSVEYPQDSPGLLSIEGISQNSQDEAKQKHKVKEQKKFTKQLFDCNANLKTTAQSRRLNSNARKGSDSGDVACPLLLIHNEDDNVSLDINSTSSTVNYQTHENSGLNTAMPAYGSDNVSLDINPTSSIPNDADLPRVVLCLAHNGKVAWDVKWQPCNAPPSKFQHRMGYLAVLLGNGSLEVWDVPLPHAMKSVYSSSNLEGTDPRFVKIKPVFRCSTLKCGGIQSIPLAVEWSTSYPHDYLLAGCHDGTVALWKFSASGASGDTRPLLCFSADTVPIRAIAWVPSESDQESPNLILTAGHMGLKFWDIRDPFRPLWDLHPAPKLIYSLDWLPDPRCIILSFDDGTMRLLSLARAAYDAAVNGKPSVGPKQLGMHVVNCSSFAIWSVQVSRLTGMVAYCSADGTVCRFQLTTKAVEKDPSRHRAPHFGCGSLSEDESAIIVGTPLPDTPLPLKKPVNDVGNNPKSKQRLSVSNKATKISTSDDPPLALCYGDDPGMDHGSDETLTATKSKRKPKSKSGSKQMEGEDQALVCIDDEQDVKQKGGGKEGAGNVVESIPPKMVAMHRVRWNMNKGSERWLCSGGAAGIVRCQEIKMFDADICLARKR; encoded by the exons ATGGTCCAGATATGGTGTGTTTTAAATGTCGGTGGGGATGAGGAAGCACTTCCAATGAAGAAATCAAAACTGGGAGCTCGATACAATGTATCCAAGATGGACAAATCAGTTGAATTAAACAGGCCAAAAGGAAGACCTAGAAAAAAGCCAATAGAAGAATCATCCAGAAATGAAGCCACAAAGGCTTTAGCTAAGATGCCAAAAGGAAGACCTAGAAAAAGACCAATAGAAGAATCACCCTGTAACGAAGCCACGGAGTTGATTTCAGCTAAAAGGCCTAAAGGAAGACCTAGAAAAAAGCCAATAGAAGAATCACCCAGTAATGAAGCCATAGAGGAGATTTTAGCTCCAGTTAATGAAGCGACAAAGGAGAATTTAGCTCAAGTTAAGAGGGGAGGACGGCCTAGGAAGAACCCAACAAATGAATCTCTTGATAGTTTGGATAGCAGCAACCAGTATGTCCAAGCTCTCTCTGTTGAATACCCACAAGATTCACCTGGACTGCTTTCTATAGAAGGGATTTCTCAAAACAGCCAAGATGAGGCCAAACAAAAACACAaggtgaaagaacaaaaaaaattcaccaaaCAGCTATTTGATTGTAATGCAAATCTTAAAACTACTGCACAAAGTAGAAGATTGAATAGTAATGCAAGGAAGGGAAGTGATTCTGGTGATGTTGCGTGTCCACTGTTATTGATTCATAATGAAGATGATAATGTTTCTTTGGATATCAACTCTACATCTTCAACTGTAAACTACCAAACACATGAGAATTCTGGACTCAACACTGCAATGCCAGCTTATGGTTCTGATAATGTTTCTTTGGATATCAATCCTACTTCTTCCATTCCAAATGATGCTGATTTGCCAAGAGTTGTATTATGCCTAGCTCACAATGGAAAAGTCGCATGGGATGTCAAATGGCAGCCTTGTAATGCACCCCCTTCCAAATTCCAGCATCGCATGGGTTATCTTGCTGTCTTGTTGGGAAATGGATCTTTGGAAGT ATGGGATGTTCCTCTCCCCCATGCTATGAAATCAGtttattcttcttctaatttAGAAGGCACAGATCCTCGCTTTGTAAAGATAAAGCCAGTATTCAGATGTTCCACTCTGAAGTGTGGAGGTATACAGAG CATCCCTTTGGCAGTAGAGTGGTCAACTTCATACCCTCATGATTACCTACTTGCTGGATGCCATGATGGAACA GTTGCTTTGTGGAAATTCTCTGCAAGTGGCGCATCTGGTG ATACAAGGCCTTTGCTTTGTTTCAGCGCAGATACAGTTCCTATTAGAGCAATTGCATGGGTCCCATCTGAAAG TGACCAAGAGAGTCCAAATCTTATCCTCACTGCTGGACATATGGGCCTGAAGTTTTGGGACATACG TGATCCATTCCGACCTTTGTGGGACCTCCATCCAGCACCAAAACTCATATATAGCCTGGATTGGCTGCCGGATCCAAG atgtataattttatcctttgatgATGGAACAATGAGACTCCTCAGCCTGGCAAGGGCTGCATATGATGCTGCCGTCAATGGAAAACCTTCTGTTGGACCAAAACAACTAGGGATGCACGTTGTTAATTGTTCTTCCTTCGCTATCTGGAGCGTTCAAGTGTCAAGGCTTACGG gCATGGTTGCATATTGCAGTGCAGATGGTACTGTTTGCCGCTTCCAG CTCACAACAAAAGCAGTGGAGAAAGATCCATCGAGACATAGGGCCCCACATTTTGGTTGTGGGTCCTTGAGTGAGGATGAATCAGCTATTATAGTGGGCACTCCATTACCAGATACTCCTTTACCTTTGAAGAAGCCAGTTAACGATGTTGGGAACAATCCAAAATCCAAGCAGCGTTTGTCTGTGTCAAATAAGGCCACAAAAATTTCTACTTCAGATGATCCACCATTAG CTCTTTGCTATGGTGATGATCCTGGTATGGATCATGGATCAGATGAAACATTGACAGCTACAAAAAGCAAGaggaaaccaaaatcaaaaagTGGGAGTAAGCAAATGGAAGGAGAGGATCAAGCATTGGTATGCATTGATGACGAGCAAGATGTCAAACAGAAAGGTGGCGGAAAGGAGGGAGCTGGGAATGTAGTTGAAAGCATCCCACCTAAAATGGTTGCAATGCATAGAGTTAGATGGAATATGAACAAAGGTAGTGAGAGATGGCTCTGCTCTGGTGGAGCAGCCGGAATCGTACGGTGTCAAGAAATCAAAATGTTTGATGCTGATATATGCTTGGCAAGGAAGAGATAG
- the LOC133705632 gene encoding uncharacterized protein LOC133705632 isoform X3: protein MEEQEELLGGNGVGIRVSTFDYSVENHFKEMDMISKLCGEAQTDSVDEIEIQCYKSSITFLSEWKLYKYDPRIIRFASETDNSLEKCVLSGINLPLFSSATVPKERPDVGATSPESSKDFVMYVGGSVLALDWCPRVHERPDNHIKREFVAISAHPPESYYHKIGVPLTGRGMVQIWCVLNVGGDEEALPMKKSKLGARYNVSKMDKSVELNRPKGRPRKKPIEESSRNEATKALAKMPKGRPRKRPIEESPCNEATELISAKRPKGRPRKKPIEESPSNEAIEEILAPVNEATKENLAQVKRGGRPRKNPTNESLDSLDSSNQYVQALSVEYPQDSPGLLSIEGISQNSQDEAKQKHKVKEQKKFTKQLFDCNANLKTTAQSRRLNSNARKGSDSGDVACPLLLIHNEDDNVSLDINSTSSTVNYQTHENSGLNTAMPAYGSDNVSLDINPTSSIPNDADLPRVVLCLAHNGKVAWDVKWQPCNAPPSKFQHRMGYLAVLLGNGSLEVWDVPLPHAMKSVYSSSNLEGTDPRFVKIKPVFRCSTLKCGGIQSIPLAVEWSTSYPHDYLLAGCHDGTVALWKFSASGASGDTRPLLCFSADTVPIRAIAWVPSESDQESPNLILTAGHMGLKFWDIRDPFRPLWDLHPAPKLIYSLDWLPDPRCIILSFDDGTMRLLSLARAAYDAAVNGKPSVGPKQLGMHVVNCSSFAIWSVQVSRLTGMVAYCSADGTVCRFQVAGFPFYNMIYLYNVIAHNKSSGERSIET from the exons atggaagaacaagaagaattaTTAGGAGGCAATGGTGTTGGCATTAGAGTTTCAACATTCGATTATTCAGTTGAGAATCACTTTAAAGAAATGGACATGATTTCTAAACTTTGTGGAGAAGCACAAACTGATTCcgtggatgaaattgaaattcagTGCTATAAGTCCTCTATCACTTTTTTGAG TGAGTGGAAGCTTTATAAGTACGACCCGAGAATAATTAGGTTTGCTAGTGAAACGGATAATTCTCTGGAGAAGTGTGTTCTCAGTGGAATAAATCTACCGCTGTTCTCATCTGCAACTGTTCCTAAG GAGAGACCAGATGTTGGTGCCACTTCTCCAGAATCCAG TAAAGATTTTGTGATGTATGTTGGAGGGTCTGTTTTGGCATTGGATTGGTGTCCTAGGGTTCATGAAAGGCCTGACAATCATATCAAACGCGAG TTTGTTGCTATTTCTGCCCATCCTCCTGAATCTTACTATCACAAAATAGGTGTACCACTTACTGGCAGAGGCATGGTCCAGATATGGTGTGTTTTAAATGTCGGTGGGGATGAGGAAGCACTTCCAATGAAGAAATCAAAACTGGGAGCTCGATACAATGTATCCAAGATGGACAAATCAGTTGAATTAAACAGGCCAAAAGGAAGACCTAGAAAAAAGCCAATAGAAGAATCATCCAGAAATGAAGCCACAAAGGCTTTAGCTAAGATGCCAAAAGGAAGACCTAGAAAAAGACCAATAGAAGAATCACCCTGTAACGAAGCCACGGAGTTGATTTCAGCTAAAAGGCCTAAAGGAAGACCTAGAAAAAAGCCAATAGAAGAATCACCCAGTAATGAAGCCATAGAGGAGATTTTAGCTCCAGTTAATGAAGCGACAAAGGAGAATTTAGCTCAAGTTAAGAGGGGAGGACGGCCTAGGAAGAACCCAACAAATGAATCTCTTGATAGTTTGGATAGCAGCAACCAGTATGTCCAAGCTCTCTCTGTTGAATACCCACAAGATTCACCTGGACTGCTTTCTATAGAAGGGATTTCTCAAAACAGCCAAGATGAGGCCAAACAAAAACACAaggtgaaagaacaaaaaaaattcaccaaaCAGCTATTTGATTGTAATGCAAATCTTAAAACTACTGCACAAAGTAGAAGATTGAATAGTAATGCAAGGAAGGGAAGTGATTCTGGTGATGTTGCGTGTCCACTGTTATTGATTCATAATGAAGATGATAATGTTTCTTTGGATATCAACTCTACATCTTCAACTGTAAACTACCAAACACATGAGAATTCTGGACTCAACACTGCAATGCCAGCTTATGGTTCTGATAATGTTTCTTTGGATATCAATCCTACTTCTTCCATTCCAAATGATGCTGATTTGCCAAGAGTTGTATTATGCCTAGCTCACAATGGAAAAGTCGCATGGGATGTCAAATGGCAGCCTTGTAATGCACCCCCTTCCAAATTCCAGCATCGCATGGGTTATCTTGCTGTCTTGTTGGGAAATGGATCTTTGGAAGT ATGGGATGTTCCTCTCCCCCATGCTATGAAATCAGtttattcttcttctaatttAGAAGGCACAGATCCTCGCTTTGTAAAGATAAAGCCAGTATTCAGATGTTCCACTCTGAAGTGTGGAGGTATACAGAG CATCCCTTTGGCAGTAGAGTGGTCAACTTCATACCCTCATGATTACCTACTTGCTGGATGCCATGATGGAACA GTTGCTTTGTGGAAATTCTCTGCAAGTGGCGCATCTGGTG ATACAAGGCCTTTGCTTTGTTTCAGCGCAGATACAGTTCCTATTAGAGCAATTGCATGGGTCCCATCTGAAAG TGACCAAGAGAGTCCAAATCTTATCCTCACTGCTGGACATATGGGCCTGAAGTTTTGGGACATACG TGATCCATTCCGACCTTTGTGGGACCTCCATCCAGCACCAAAACTCATATATAGCCTGGATTGGCTGCCGGATCCAAG atgtataattttatcctttgatgATGGAACAATGAGACTCCTCAGCCTGGCAAGGGCTGCATATGATGCTGCCGTCAATGGAAAACCTTCTGTTGGACCAAAACAACTAGGGATGCACGTTGTTAATTGTTCTTCCTTCGCTATCTGGAGCGTTCAAGTGTCAAGGCTTACGG gCATGGTTGCATATTGCAGTGCAGATGGTACTGTTTGCCGCTTCCAGGTAGCTGGCTTCCCATTTTACAATATGATTTATCTCTACAATGTGATAG CTCACAACAAAAGCAGTGGAGAAAGATCCATCGAGACATAG